A window of Terriglobus sp. RCC_193 contains these coding sequences:
- a CDS encoding lysostaphin resistance A-like protein — MQDNQNPDVPPRHGVQRIFFGHDGLRAVWSILLFLVLAFALGRAIFAVLGGYLHQQQLVIKSTGELPVTFTLLMDSVLFAVAALVAFLISRIEKRNFGQYGIDALRPHRIRQFAVGAVFGVATMCLLMLALKVAGVMTFNGLLLHGTDIVKWGALWALAFFAVALAEEYLMRGFLQFQLARGVAAIAARMGHREALCKRIGFWVAAGFFSLLFGLLHGNNPGESPIGLVSAGLVGLVFAYSLWRTGSLWWAIGYHAAWDWTQSFVWGVADSGGVSQHRLLLTHSQGPLLLSGGLTGPEGSVLVLAVILLVTAIVALTLKAEPGSPAAESNVSSL; from the coding sequence ATGCAGGACAACCAGAACCCGGATGTACCACCGCGTCACGGTGTGCAGCGAATCTTTTTTGGACACGATGGCCTGCGCGCAGTCTGGTCCATTCTGTTGTTCCTCGTGCTTGCGTTTGCGCTGGGGAGAGCCATATTCGCAGTACTTGGCGGTTACCTTCACCAGCAGCAACTTGTCATCAAAAGCACGGGTGAACTACCGGTAACTTTCACGCTGCTCATGGATAGCGTGCTCTTCGCCGTAGCGGCGCTCGTTGCCTTTCTGATCTCCCGCATTGAAAAACGGAACTTCGGACAATATGGCATCGATGCATTGCGGCCGCACCGCATCCGTCAATTTGCAGTGGGAGCCGTATTCGGCGTTGCCACCATGTGTCTGCTGATGCTGGCGTTGAAGGTGGCCGGTGTCATGACCTTCAACGGCCTGCTGCTGCATGGCACAGACATTGTGAAATGGGGCGCGCTCTGGGCGCTGGCATTTTTCGCCGTGGCACTGGCAGAGGAATATCTCATGCGCGGCTTCCTGCAGTTTCAACTGGCTCGTGGTGTCGCCGCTATCGCCGCACGCATGGGCCATCGCGAAGCCTTATGCAAACGCATCGGCTTCTGGGTCGCGGCGGGATTCTTCTCACTCTTGTTCGGCCTGTTGCATGGCAATAACCCCGGCGAATCACCCATCGGCCTGGTCAGTGCGGGGTTGGTCGGCCTTGTGTTTGCATACAGCCTGTGGCGCACTGGCTCCCTGTGGTGGGCCATCGGCTACCATGCCGCGTGGGATTGGACGCAGTCATTCGTATGGGGAGTGGCGGACAGTGGCGGCGTTTCGCAGCATCGCCTGTTGCTCACACATTCTCAGGGTCCATTGCTGCTGAGTGGTGGCCTTACGGGGCCTGAGGGCAGCGTTCTGGTGCTAGCCGTCATCCTTCTCGTCACAGCCATCGTCGCTCTCACATTGAAGGCCGAGCCCGGTTCTCCCGCAGCAGAATCGAACGTGTCGTCCCTCTGA
- a CDS encoding TonB-dependent receptor plug domain-containing protein, with the protein MFVSLRRVGSVVSTLVAVASSAAYGQQNIQQTVTVVGEAEPVTLGQTARSVQVMDTQPMSLSLQEIADGLRSDASVDIQQRGAMGVQSDVSIRGGTFEQTLVLLNGFRINDAQASHFNLDVPVPQQAVGGLAVLHGSGSTLYGADALAGVVHVSTWKPQESSLRLRAGGGSFGGNEQAVTGAIANQLRSVVVAGERDFSTGFIPGRDYRSESASAEGRTTSSLGESDLLLAGSDRSFGANQFYGNYNSWERTKGWFLGFTQAFREKTTAAVAYRRHADNYILIRTNPAYYANNHVDASWQGALRQTVTLGRAGKLFVGAEENTDSIHSNSLGQHGRNRTSLYGDADLHRGAANFSIGLREEVLSGGRVVSAPSFAASLLVHKVWKLRGSAGYGFRLPTYTNLYYNDPTTISNPSLKPETAWNFDGGVDWYPSTRIAASVTGFYARQQNAIDYVRPSAADKWQAKNLAEVRLTGVETSVQMRLQGDQQLRVNWTAIFGSQDVLQGQQSQLVFQFPTNRARVEAWLHASSQVALRPAFSVTQRVGQTPYSTMDFAVSRDRGILRPYVQGTNLYNTGYAEIQSIRMPGRGILAGIEIELSRR; encoded by the coding sequence ATGTTTGTTTCTTTGCGCCGTGTTGGTTCCGTGGTTTCTACGTTGGTTGCTGTAGCATCTTCCGCTGCATACGGACAACAAAATATTCAGCAGACCGTTACCGTTGTGGGTGAGGCCGAGCCTGTCACGCTGGGACAGACCGCGCGCTCTGTTCAGGTGATGGATACGCAGCCGATGTCGCTTTCGTTGCAGGAAATTGCAGACGGTTTGCGCTCGGATGCGTCGGTAGATATTCAGCAACGTGGCGCGATGGGCGTGCAGAGCGATGTGAGCATCCGTGGCGGCACGTTTGAACAGACGCTGGTGCTGCTGAATGGATTTCGCATTAACGATGCGCAGGCTTCGCACTTCAACCTGGATGTGCCAGTGCCGCAACAGGCGGTTGGCGGTCTTGCAGTGCTGCATGGTTCGGGTTCCACGCTGTATGGAGCGGATGCGCTTGCGGGTGTGGTGCATGTGAGTACGTGGAAGCCGCAGGAGAGTTCACTGCGGCTGCGCGCAGGTGGCGGAAGCTTTGGCGGTAATGAGCAGGCAGTGACAGGTGCGATTGCAAATCAGCTTCGAAGCGTAGTCGTTGCAGGGGAACGTGATTTCTCAACCGGTTTCATTCCTGGGCGTGATTACCGCAGTGAAAGCGCGAGTGCGGAAGGCCGCACGACATCGTCGCTGGGCGAATCGGATCTGCTGTTAGCGGGGAGTGATCGTTCGTTTGGCGCGAACCAGTTTTATGGGAACTACAACTCGTGGGAACGAACCAAGGGATGGTTTCTTGGATTCACGCAGGCTTTCCGTGAGAAGACAACGGCTGCTGTTGCATACCGTCGCCACGCGGATAACTATATTTTGATTCGTACAAATCCCGCGTATTACGCGAACAATCACGTGGATGCCAGTTGGCAGGGAGCGTTACGCCAGACCGTCACGCTGGGACGCGCGGGCAAGCTATTTGTGGGCGCGGAAGAAAATACAGACAGTATTCACAGCAACAGCCTGGGACAGCATGGGCGCAATCGGACGTCGCTGTATGGTGATGCAGATTTGCATCGTGGTGCGGCGAACTTCTCCATTGGATTGCGTGAAGAGGTTTTGAGTGGAGGCCGCGTTGTTTCTGCGCCGTCGTTTGCTGCGAGTCTTCTGGTGCACAAGGTATGGAAGCTGCGTGGCAGTGCGGGTTATGGTTTTAGGCTGCCCACTTACACGAATCTTTATTACAACGATCCCACCACGATCAGTAATCCTTCGCTGAAGCCGGAGACGGCGTGGAATTTTGATGGCGGTGTGGATTGGTATCCATCGACGCGTATCGCTGCGTCGGTAACGGGTTTCTATGCGCGTCAGCAAAACGCGATTGATTATGTGCGACCCTCCGCTGCGGATAAATGGCAGGCGAAGAATCTTGCTGAGGTGCGCTTAACGGGCGTTGAAACATCTGTGCAGATGCGGTTGCAGGGCGATCAGCAATTGCGGGTGAACTGGACTGCGATCTTCGGTTCGCAGGATGTGTTGCAGGGACAGCAGTCACAGCTTGTGTTTCAATTCCCAACGAATCGTGCGCGTGTGGAAGCTTGGCTTCATGCGAGTTCGCAAGTTGCGTTGCGGCCAGCATTCAGCGTGACGCAGCGAGTGGGACAGACGCCTTACAGCACGATGGATTTTGCAGTGTCACGCGACCGCGGAATTTTGCGACCGTATGTGCAGGGAACGAACCTGTACAACACCGGCTACGCGGAGATTCAAAGCATCCGCATGCCGGGGCGAGGCATTCTTGCAGGCATTGAAATTGAGCTTTCGCGGCGCTAG
- a CDS encoding ABC-F family ATP-binding cassette domain-containing protein, which produces MLHLADGAKRFGHKLLFEGANWLITPDERTGLVGGNGTGKSTLLKILAGIEHLDHGQLNRSKGLTIGYLPQDGLALRGRTVFDECLSVFKAAQDMEHEMGELSDKLAHFDPASAEYETAADRFSVVSETLQALDLYNLDAQVGAVLGGLGFQKEDWRRDCGEFSGGWQMRIALAKLLLEKPSLLLMDEPTNHLDLESRNWLEEYLKSYPRAFILISHDRYFLDVTVNKITEVWNKRVWFYTGGYEKFVKQKTERREQLARDYTSQRERIDQLEAFIGRFRYQATKAKQVQSRIKELEKIERIEVPEDEETIHFTFPQPPASGRIVCEVSGLSKRYEPKQILSNVNFTIERGDRIALVGPNGAGKSTLIRMLSKLEETTTGDVRYGHNVLADYFAQDQYKVLDPQAKMLEDIGAAAPKIPTVELRSLLGAFLFTGDDVFKQLGVLSGGERNRYALARMLVSPANFILLDEPTNHLDLRAKDVLLEAIRNFTGTVLFVSHDRYFIDGLATRVFECEHGGVQVYPGNYEDYLWRKNGGPEQMQAAAIEMQKAHIPVIETPPPPPPAPTPTANVKKLNPIKLKQMQDRVRFAEEEMPRLEDRMTALETAMGNFVSAEESQRQTVELADLRKRHESLMLEWEDLSTQLEEQGAAV; this is translated from the coding sequence ATGCTGCATCTCGCCGACGGGGCCAAGCGCTTTGGCCACAAGCTGTTATTTGAAGGAGCCAACTGGCTCATCACACCGGACGAACGTACCGGTCTCGTCGGTGGTAACGGCACCGGAAAATCAACGCTGCTGAAAATCCTCGCAGGCATCGAACATCTGGATCACGGCCAGCTCAATCGCAGCAAAGGCCTCACCATCGGCTATCTCCCACAGGATGGCCTCGCGCTCCGTGGCCGCACCGTATTCGACGAATGCCTCAGCGTCTTCAAAGCCGCGCAGGACATGGAACACGAGATGGGTGAACTCAGTGACAAGCTGGCCCACTTCGACCCCGCCAGCGCTGAATATGAAACCGCTGCCGACCGTTTCTCCGTAGTCAGCGAAACACTGCAGGCACTCGATCTCTATAACCTGGACGCGCAGGTTGGCGCAGTGCTCGGCGGACTTGGATTTCAGAAAGAAGACTGGCGACGCGACTGTGGCGAATTTTCCGGTGGATGGCAGATGCGCATTGCACTCGCAAAGCTGTTGCTGGAAAAACCCTCGCTTCTGCTGATGGACGAACCCACCAACCACCTCGATCTCGAAAGCCGTAACTGGCTCGAAGAGTATTTAAAGTCCTATCCACGCGCCTTCATCCTCATCTCGCACGACCGCTACTTCCTCGACGTCACCGTGAACAAAATCACGGAGGTGTGGAACAAGCGCGTGTGGTTCTACACCGGTGGCTACGAAAAGTTTGTAAAGCAGAAGACCGAGCGCCGCGAACAACTCGCGCGCGACTACACCTCGCAACGGGAACGCATTGACCAGCTCGAAGCCTTCATCGGCCGCTTTCGCTACCAGGCCACCAAGGCCAAGCAGGTGCAGAGCCGCATCAAAGAACTGGAAAAAATCGAGCGCATTGAAGTTCCTGAAGATGAAGAGACCATCCACTTCACCTTCCCGCAGCCGCCTGCGTCCGGTCGCATCGTGTGCGAGGTTAGTGGGCTCTCCAAGCGCTACGAGCCGAAGCAGATTCTCAGCAACGTGAACTTCACCATCGAACGCGGTGATCGCATTGCGCTCGTAGGCCCGAACGGCGCGGGTAAATCCACACTCATCCGCATGTTGAGCAAACTGGAAGAAACCACCACGGGCGATGTCCGCTATGGCCACAACGTCCTTGCCGACTACTTCGCGCAGGACCAGTACAAGGTGCTGGATCCGCAGGCAAAAATGTTGGAAGACATCGGTGCTGCCGCTCCGAAAATCCCAACAGTGGAACTGCGCAGCCTGCTCGGCGCATTCCTCTTCACCGGCGACGACGTCTTCAAACAACTCGGCGTACTCAGCGGTGGCGAACGCAATCGTTACGCACTCGCGCGCATGTTGGTAAGCCCTGCAAACTTCATCCTGCTGGACGAACCCACCAATCACCTTGACCTTCGTGCAAAGGATGTATTGCTGGAGGCCATTCGCAATTTCACAGGCACGGTGCTGTTCGTCTCGCATGACCGCTACTTCATTGACGGTCTTGCCACACGCGTCTTCGAATGCGAACACGGCGGCGTGCAGGTGTACCCAGGCAATTACGAAGATTACTTATGGCGCAAGAATGGCGGACCGGAACAGATGCAGGCTGCTGCCATTGAAATGCAGAAGGCGCACATCCCTGTCATCGAAACACCTCCACCACCGCCACCTGCTCCCACACCAACTGCGAATGTAAAGAAGCTGAATCCCATCAAGCTGAAACAGATGCAGGACCGCGTACGTTTTGCAGAAGAAGAGATGCCGCGCCTGGAAGACCGCATGACTGCGCTCGAAACGGCAATGGGCAACTTCGTCTCTGCGGAAGAATCGCAGCGGCAGACTGTGGAACTCGCGGATCTACGCAAGCGGCACGAATCACTCATGCTGGAATGGGAAGACCTGTCCACACAACTGGAAGAGCAGGGCGCAGCCGTCTAG
- a CDS encoding glycosyltransferase → MGTGPRVAFFPDSFHEVNGVAHTARNFTAYAKRRNLPMLCIRAGVPDVRGNASVTTDGSVTEVDLPRSSFSIAMEKDLSFDPLFGRYAITIARELDHFCPNLIHITGPSELGIFGAYFAWRRNIPLAASWHTNVHEYAARRSAPLAKLLPKAPQWIESGALHATSSFYRLAKVLYAPNEELCTLLERKTQRACHVMRRGVDTELFSPVRRTRSIHDGGMILGYVGRLSVEKNVALLPLLQQALDAAGIKARFCIIGHGGEEAALRQALPDADFAGVLRGEALATAYANMDLFVFPSETDTFGNVVLEALASGVPAAVTDGGGPKFIVINESTGIVRPTSAWIEAIVQLTKNRARLRSMGEAARAYATGCSWDAIFDAVLAEYPLTASTQPLTA, encoded by the coding sequence ATGGGAACTGGCCCACGAGTTGCATTCTTTCCGGATTCGTTCCACGAGGTAAACGGAGTCGCGCATACCGCACGCAACTTTACCGCCTATGCAAAACGCCGCAATTTACCCATGCTTTGCATCCGCGCCGGCGTGCCGGACGTTCGTGGCAATGCAAGTGTGACTACCGATGGCTCCGTCACCGAAGTGGACCTGCCGCGTAGTTCCTTTAGCATCGCAATGGAAAAGGATCTCAGCTTTGATCCATTGTTCGGTCGATATGCAATCACCATTGCCCGGGAACTGGATCACTTTTGCCCGAATCTCATCCACATCACAGGCCCCAGTGAACTGGGCATCTTCGGCGCATACTTTGCATGGCGCAGAAACATTCCTCTTGCAGCAAGCTGGCACACCAACGTTCATGAATACGCAGCTCGCCGCAGTGCACCGCTGGCAAAGCTGCTGCCGAAGGCGCCGCAATGGATCGAATCCGGCGCACTCCATGCCACATCAAGCTTTTATCGACTGGCAAAAGTTCTCTACGCCCCCAATGAAGAACTATGCACACTGCTGGAACGCAAGACACAACGGGCCTGCCACGTGATGCGCCGCGGCGTGGATACCGAACTGTTTTCCCCGGTGCGAAGAACACGTTCTATCCATGACGGTGGAATGATTCTTGGCTATGTAGGCAGACTCTCCGTTGAGAAGAACGTCGCCCTGCTTCCCCTGCTCCAGCAGGCACTCGATGCCGCGGGAATCAAAGCGCGCTTCTGCATCATCGGACACGGCGGTGAAGAAGCAGCGCTGCGACAAGCATTGCCAGACGCGGATTTCGCAGGCGTATTGCGCGGTGAAGCACTGGCAACGGCCTACGCCAATATGGACCTCTTCGTCTTTCCATCAGAAACCGACACCTTCGGCAACGTAGTGCTGGAAGCGCTGGCCAGCGGCGTACCTGCTGCCGTTACCGACGGTGGAGGCCCAAAGTTCATCGTGATAAATGAAAGCACCGGTATCGTTCGCCCCACATCCGCATGGATCGAAGCCATCGTGCAACTCACGAAGAACCGCGCGCGCCTTCGTTCTATGGGAGAAGCTGCTCGAGCGTATGCCACAGGTTGTTCGTGGGATGCCATCTTCGATGCCGTGCTTGCGGAATATCCACTCACTGCATCAACACAACCACTGACGGCTTAG
- a CDS encoding alpha/beta fold hydrolase — protein sequence MMKTPLCLVTCLLASSAAFAQNADIFGHLLPAQKHTRVFGQEIAYYDMGTAKADEPVLVLLHGYGSQADVDFGPSLPLLEKQYRVIALDQIGAGQSAKPLIAYRVQTYVEFLAEFLRTQGITHFDLLGESLGGWTAAAYAQQSLTSGSTLPKPSRLILEDAAGFSAPETGFSPSAGIHLSVSTVGEVVTGLRAVFYNKSLITEDVARRRFITKLAANDGLVTSTFSSNPAVRSEALGEKASSITIPTLVIWGAQDTTVPIAMGRAYAKTIPQAKLVTIDESGHVPSLEQPQRFVKAVEDFLAGK from the coding sequence ATGATGAAGACCCCACTCTGCCTCGTAACCTGCCTCCTTGCATCTTCCGCAGCCTTTGCACAGAACGCCGATATCTTTGGCCATCTGCTTCCCGCACAAAAACATACACGCGTCTTCGGCCAGGAGATTGCCTATTACGACATGGGTACAGCCAAGGCCGATGAGCCGGTGCTGGTCCTGTTGCACGGCTATGGTTCGCAGGCCGATGTGGACTTTGGCCCGTCATTGCCGCTGCTGGAAAAGCAGTATCGTGTGATTGCGCTGGACCAGATTGGTGCGGGACAAAGCGCCAAACCGCTGATTGCCTATCGTGTGCAGACTTACGTTGAATTTCTTGCAGAGTTTCTGCGCACGCAGGGCATTACGCATTTTGATCTGCTTGGCGAATCGCTCGGTGGATGGACTGCTGCTGCGTATGCACAACAGTCGCTTACTTCCGGAAGTACATTGCCGAAGCCTTCGCGATTGATCCTGGAAGATGCTGCCGGATTCTCCGCGCCGGAGACGGGGTTTTCTCCCAGCGCAGGTATTCATCTTTCGGTAAGCACGGTGGGAGAAGTGGTCACCGGGCTGCGTGCCGTTTTCTATAACAAGTCGTTGATTACGGAAGACGTGGCGCGGCGTCGTTTCATTACGAAGCTGGCGGCGAATGATGGCCTTGTAACGAGTACCTTCAGCAGTAATCCTGCGGTGCGTTCAGAAGCTCTGGGTGAGAAGGCTTCGAGCATTACGATTCCTACGCTGGTGATCTGGGGCGCGCAGGATACGACGGTGCCGATTGCGATGGGGCGGGCGTATGCCAAGACGATACCGCAGGCGAAGCTGGTCACCATTGATGAGAGTGGCCATGTGCCTTCACTGGAACAGCCGCAGCGGTTTGTGAAGGCTGTAGAAGATTTTCTGGCAGGAAAGTAA
- a CDS encoding TIGR00730 family Rossman fold protein, with translation MTNLPVPETLLDQAPLAYENDDFLQTPDARIFRILAEYQEPMARFRRERIQDTVVFFGSARFAALDVANHEMELLANSYSNHPAPPHEQPDSSPEASDLQRKRAEAAVEMARYYEDARKLAHLLTDWAKDLPGRRHRFVVCSGGGPGIMEAANRGAYEAGGKTIGLNIALPFEQRPNPYITPALNFQFHYFFMRKFWFAYLAKALVVFPGGFGTLDEMFELLTLAQTHKMAKDMTIIIYGRSYWHGVINLDLLAEKGAISVGDTNLFRFADTPEEAFAILQEGLQKYCSTCGPEERVPEGPAPNAQEVLGPDIAATRG, from the coding sequence ATGACAAACCTTCCCGTTCCCGAAACTCTGTTAGACCAGGCCCCGCTGGCCTACGAAAACGACGACTTCCTGCAAACCCCGGATGCGCGCATCTTCCGCATCCTGGCCGAATACCAGGAACCCATGGCGCGTTTTCGGCGCGAACGCATTCAGGATACTGTGGTCTTCTTCGGCTCTGCGCGGTTCGCCGCACTGGACGTGGCAAACCATGAGATGGAGCTACTGGCAAACTCCTATTCCAACCATCCCGCCCCACCCCATGAGCAGCCCGACAGTTCGCCGGAAGCAAGCGATCTGCAGCGGAAACGCGCCGAAGCCGCAGTGGAGATGGCGCGCTACTACGAAGACGCGCGTAAACTGGCACATCTGCTGACGGACTGGGCGAAGGACCTGCCGGGACGCCGCCATCGTTTCGTGGTATGCAGCGGCGGTGGCCCTGGCATTATGGAAGCTGCCAATCGCGGTGCGTATGAAGCAGGCGGCAAAACCATCGGCCTGAACATCGCACTTCCCTTTGAACAACGGCCCAATCCCTACATCACACCTGCGCTGAACTTCCAGTTCCATTACTTCTTCATGCGCAAGTTCTGGTTTGCTTACCTCGCAAAAGCACTCGTTGTCTTTCCCGGAGGTTTTGGCACGCTGGACGAAATGTTTGAGCTTCTGACGCTGGCGCAGACACACAAGATGGCCAAGGACATGACCATAATCATTTACGGTCGATCGTACTGGCACGGCGTCATCAACCTTGACTTGCTCGCGGAAAAGGGCGCCATCTCTGTCGGCGATACCAACCTCTTCCGCTTTGCCGACACGCCGGAAGAAGCCTTCGCCATTCTGCAAGAAGGTCTGCAGAAATATTGCTCGACATGCGGCCCGGAGGAGCGCGTCCCCGAAGGCCCAGCGCCAAACGCACAGGAAGTTCTGGGGCCAGACATCGCCGCCACACGTGGATAA
- the kdsB gene encoding 3-deoxy-manno-octulosonate cytidylyltransferase — translation MSEIRILGVIPARLASTRLPGKVLRPLLGKPMLQWVVEAAQRCPQLHEIVVATDSEEVGALCQAHGWQWQMTDAALPSGTDRMRAVALEREADIYVNIQGDEPLLQPEHIDALLRPFSRGMHVECSTVKTLCAPENIHNPNAVKVVHATDGRALYFSRATIPYDRDGAGKATYWKHLGLYAYRRDALLRFGTLAASPLEQTERLEQLRLLENGLALYVEAVEFDTVGVDTEADVACVEALLQERFGA, via the coding sequence ATGAGTGAAATACGCATTCTGGGAGTGATCCCCGCACGCCTTGCCTCCACGCGCCTTCCCGGAAAGGTGCTGCGCCCATTGCTGGGCAAACCCATGCTGCAGTGGGTGGTGGAGGCAGCGCAACGGTGCCCGCAACTGCATGAAATCGTCGTTGCGACGGATTCTGAGGAAGTGGGGGCGCTTTGCCAGGCGCATGGATGGCAGTGGCAGATGACGGACGCCGCGCTGCCCAGCGGAACCGACCGCATGCGTGCCGTGGCGCTGGAGCGGGAAGCGGACATTTACGTGAATATCCAGGGGGATGAGCCGCTGCTGCAGCCGGAACACATTGACGCGCTGCTGCGACCGTTCTCGCGTGGCATGCACGTGGAATGCAGCACGGTGAAGACCCTCTGCGCGCCGGAGAACATCCACAATCCGAATGCGGTGAAGGTGGTTCATGCCACGGACGGCCGTGCGCTGTATTTTTCGCGTGCCACCATTCCGTACGACCGCGATGGGGCAGGCAAGGCCACGTACTGGAAGCATCTGGGGCTGTATGCGTATCGCCGGGATGCGTTGCTGCGTTTCGGAACGCTGGCGGCCAGTCCACTGGAGCAGACGGAGCGATTGGAGCAGTTGCGCCTGCTGGAAAACGGGTTGGCGCTGTATGTGGAGGCGGTGGAGTTTGACACCGTTGGCGTGGATACCGAGGCAGATGTGGCGTGCGTGGAAGCTTTGCTGCAGGAGCGGTTCGGCGCTTAA
- a CDS encoding HAD-IA family hydrolase, with translation MASVDTTAKGLLFDMDGVLISSIASATRCWKRWAKLYNVPNADNFVLPHGRPARDIVIMLRPDIDPDEGLRVIEDMEIEDVGDIEVLPGVRELLASLPPDRWTVVTSCTRRLLEARLRAAGLPEPPRLVSADDITKGKPDPEPYIRGAAALGFKPEDCIVIEDAVSGVESGIGAGCRVLAVLSSTPRVELKAATWIARSLAVVKVTSDADGLQVKIPLARKN, from the coding sequence TTGGCCAGCGTAGATACCACGGCCAAGGGCCTTCTCTTTGACATGGACGGCGTTCTCATCAGTTCCATCGCATCCGCCACACGATGCTGGAAGCGATGGGCCAAGCTGTACAACGTCCCAAACGCGGACAACTTCGTCCTGCCACACGGTCGCCCCGCGCGCGACATCGTCATCATGCTTCGCCCGGACATTGACCCGGACGAGGGCCTCCGCGTCATCGAAGACATGGAGATTGAAGACGTGGGCGACATTGAAGTGCTGCCCGGCGTGCGTGAATTGCTCGCAAGCCTGCCGCCGGATCGCTGGACAGTGGTAACCTCCTGCACGCGCCGCCTGCTGGAAGCGCGCCTGAGAGCAGCAGGCCTGCCGGAACCGCCCAGACTGGTCTCCGCGGACGACATCACCAAGGGCAAGCCCGATCCCGAACCCTACATTCGCGGTGCAGCAGCGCTTGGTTTCAAGCCGGAAGATTGCATCGTGATTGAGGACGCAGTATCGGGCGTGGAAAGTGGCATCGGCGCTGGTTGCCGCGTGCTTGCCGTGCTCAGTTCCACGCCGCGTGTAGAGCTAAAAGCCGCCACCTGGATTGCACGATCGCTGGCCGTGGTGAAGGTCACTTCCGATGCGGACGGCCTGCAGGTGAAAATTCCGCTGGCAAGAAAGAACTAA
- a CDS encoding phosphoglucomutase/phosphomannomutase family protein codes for MSETTSTATFSSPVKFGTDGWRGIIADDFTYANVRIAVRAIANYVLAHEDASKGVCIGYDTRFGSPQFARVAAQVLSEAGIPVLLAKDITATPALSYGVAHRKAAGGIMITSSHNPAQWNGVKYKASYGGSGSPGIIKSIETYLGKDVPATATPAAITEVDFMPDYIAAVEAFADLPLIAKAKQRFLIDSMFGAGAGVLKGIFERAGVDCVEIRAEHNPLFPGINPEPILPHIALTQKKVVEEKCAAGLITDGDADRIGSVDEHGNVVDAHKIFAILLWWLLEKKKWPGEVTRAFNTTKMLDRIAAKYGRKLHEHGIGFKYVCDLMLTEDILIGGEESGGVGIKKHLPERDGILNALLLANVMAEEGKTLGELVAMLQNEFGEHQYGRIDMHIDDRLKKSAIERASSGLTEIAGYRVLKSEDMDGIKFFLDNPEAKTKPNAAETWLLLRASGTEPLLRVYCESTSQNAVQKILKAAEQFVLEG; via the coding sequence ATGAGCGAGACCACTTCTACCGCCACCTTCTCCAGCCCGGTTAAGTTCGGTACCGACGGCTGGCGCGGCATCATCGCCGACGACTTCACCTACGCCAATGTCCGCATCGCGGTTCGTGCCATTGCCAACTACGTGTTGGCGCACGAAGACGCATCGAAGGGTGTCTGCATTGGCTACGACACACGCTTCGGCTCGCCGCAGTTCGCGCGCGTGGCGGCGCAGGTACTCAGCGAAGCAGGCATCCCCGTGTTGCTGGCAAAGGACATCACCGCCACGCCCGCACTCAGCTACGGTGTGGCCCATCGCAAGGCCGCAGGCGGCATCATGATCACCTCGTCGCACAACCCTGCACAGTGGAATGGTGTGAAGTACAAGGCCAGCTACGGTGGTTCGGGTTCGCCGGGGATTATCAAGAGTATTGAAACCTATCTGGGCAAAGACGTACCCGCGACCGCGACTCCTGCTGCCATTACTGAAGTCGACTTCATGCCCGATTACATTGCAGCCGTAGAAGCGTTCGCCGACCTGCCGTTGATCGCCAAGGCAAAGCAGCGTTTCCTTATCGACAGCATGTTCGGCGCAGGCGCAGGCGTACTGAAAGGCATCTTTGAACGCGCTGGTGTGGACTGCGTGGAGATTCGCGCAGAGCACAATCCACTCTTCCCCGGCATCAACCCCGAACCCATCCTGCCGCACATTGCGCTGACGCAGAAGAAGGTTGTGGAAGAGAAATGCGCCGCTGGCCTGATCACCGACGGTGACGCCGACCGCATTGGCTCTGTCGACGAGCACGGCAACGTAGTCGACGCGCATAAGATCTTCGCCATCCTGCTGTGGTGGCTGCTGGAAAAGAAGAAGTGGCCGGGTGAAGTCACACGCGCCTTCAACACCACCAAGATGCTTGACCGCATCGCCGCGAAATACGGACGCAAACTTCACGAACACGGCATTGGCTTCAAGTACGTCTGCGACCTGATGCTGACGGAAGACATCCTCATTGGTGGTGAAGAGTCTGGCGGCGTTGGCATCAAGAAACACCTGCCGGAGCGCGACGGCATCCTGAACGCGCTGTTGCTCGCGAACGTGATGGCCGAAGAAGGCAAGACGCTCGGCGAGCTGGTCGCCATGCTGCAGAACGAATTCGGCGAGCACCAGTATGGCCGCATCGATATGCACATCGATGACCGCCTGAAGAAGTCAGCCATCGAGCGCGCCTCCAGCGGACTCACGGAAATCGCTGGCTACCGCGTTCTGAAGAGCGAGGACATGGACGGCATCAAGTTCTTCCTCGACAATCCGGAAGCAAAAACTAAACCCAACGCCGCCGAAACATGGCTGCTGCTGCGCGCTTCCGGCACAGAGCCATTACTGCGCGTCTACTGCGAATCCACCTCGCAGAATGCCGTGCAGAAAATCCTTAAAGCAGCAGAACAATTCGTATTGGAGGGCTAA